A single genomic interval of Flavobacteriales bacterium harbors:
- a CDS encoding CPBP family intramembrane metalloprotease, which produces MNAPRGTSRMVLMLSAFTLFVLGGIGLWVIVSAQERDLDGVIGLRSPWWRAIAFGAGVGVTTGVGAVLLLRQPYLRPVARRYAGLLGPLVPRRWQHVVLSLSAGIGEELLFRGAIQHWLGVPLTAVLFVALHGYLDPRDRRVSLYGLYLVICMVAYGGMAHAWGLLPAMVAHVVFDLILFDRLRAWTRSGPDGRSVAAERQS; this is translated from the coding sequence ATGAACGCACCACGCGGCACGTCCCGCATGGTGCTGATGCTGTCGGCCTTCACCCTTTTCGTCCTGGGCGGGATCGGCCTTTGGGTGATCGTCTCCGCGCAGGAACGCGACCTTGATGGGGTCATCGGCCTCCGGTCCCCGTGGTGGCGAGCCATCGCGTTCGGCGCCGGGGTGGGTGTGACCACCGGCGTGGGGGCCGTGCTGCTGCTGCGCCAGCCTTACCTGCGGCCGGTGGCCCGGCGCTACGCCGGACTCCTCGGGCCCTTGGTCCCGCGCCGCTGGCAGCACGTGGTGCTCTCGCTGTCCGCCGGTATCGGGGAGGAGCTGCTCTTCCGGGGTGCCATCCAGCACTGGCTGGGCGTTCCGCTCACCGCGGTGCTCTTCGTCGCCTTGCACGGCTACCTGGACCCGCGAGACCGGCGTGTGAGCCTGTACGGACTTTACCTGGTCATCTGCATGGTCGCGTATGGAGGCATGGCGCACGCTTGGGGGCTGCTGCCCGCCATGGTGGCGCATGTCGTGTTCGACCTGATCCTGTTCGACAGGCTTCGCGCCTGGACCAGGAGCGGTCCCGACGGCCGATCGGTCGCTGCCGAGCGTCAGTCCTGA